In the Flavisolibacter tropicus genome, one interval contains:
- a CDS encoding anthranilate synthase component I family protein encodes MLNWAQRFNIFCFLDNQDYTIQPRHYDCLLAVGATERLDATQAGFSAIDPFLEKSNWAFGHLSYELGLDWFGLPTSSVSPIGFPSFLFFQPQYLIRLTGHTVVIEGVDPEGVFTEIGVQNIKPAQSSTVTFKSRFTKESYIETIKQLQRHIQLGDCYEINFCQEFFATDVVIDPLSVFLMLLEVSPNPFSALYKVADSYLLCASPERFLCKEGSVLFSQPIKGTSKRFPADEALDKAAKEALYNSAKDRSENVMVVDLVRNDLSRVCREGSVQVEELFGIYAFPQVHQMISTVTGTLKPDITFSEIIEATFPMGSMTGAPKKRVMELIRQYEFGSRGIFSGSVGYIRPDGNFDFNVVIRSVMYNAQSKYLSYQVGSGITIYSDPEKEWEECLLKAAAIKKVLT; translated from the coding sequence ATGTTGAACTGGGCACAACGGTTCAACATTTTTTGTTTTCTAGATAACCAAGATTACACAATACAGCCACGCCATTATGACTGCCTGTTAGCCGTAGGCGCTACAGAGAGGCTGGATGCCACACAGGCCGGCTTTTCTGCAATTGATCCTTTTCTAGAAAAGAGCAATTGGGCTTTTGGCCATTTGTCTTATGAGCTAGGGCTAGACTGGTTTGGATTACCTACGTCTTCTGTTAGCCCTATCGGGTTTCCTTCTTTTCTTTTTTTTCAGCCTCAATACTTGATCCGTTTAACTGGTCATACAGTAGTGATTGAAGGCGTTGATCCAGAAGGTGTATTTACAGAAATCGGGGTACAAAATATAAAGCCTGCTCAATCTTCTACGGTTACCTTTAAGTCAAGATTTACGAAGGAGTCTTACATTGAAACAATCAAACAGCTACAGCGTCATATTCAATTGGGCGATTGTTATGAGATCAACTTCTGCCAGGAGTTTTTTGCAACAGATGTAGTGATCGATCCTTTGTCTGTATTTCTAATGCTATTAGAGGTTTCTCCCAATCCGTTTTCTGCTCTCTATAAGGTGGCTGATAGCTACTTACTCTGTGCTAGCCCTGAACGTTTTCTATGCAAGGAAGGTAGTGTGCTTTTTTCCCAGCCTATAAAGGGCACCAGCAAGCGATTTCCTGCCGATGAAGCATTAGATAAGGCAGCAAAAGAGGCGCTGTATAATAGCGCTAAGGATCGCTCAGAGAACGTTATGGTTGTGGACCTGGTACGTAACGACTTATCAAGGGTTTGCCGGGAAGGCTCCGTACAGGTAGAAGAGTTATTTGGCATTTATGCGTTTCCGCAAGTGCACCAGATGATTTCAACCGTTACCGGTACATTGAAACCGGATATCACCTTTTCAGAAATTATAGAGGCTACCTTTCCTATGGGGTCTATGACCGGCGCTCCCAAGAAGCGTGTGATGGAGCTGATTCGCCAATATGAATTCGGCAGCCGTGGAATCTTTTCGGGCAGTGTGGGATATATTAGACCTGATGGCAACTTTGACTTTAATGTGGTGATTCGTAGTGTTATGTATAACGCGCAATCAAAGTATTTATCCTACCAGGTAGGCTCTGGTATCACCATCTATAGCGATCCGGAGAAGGAGTGGGAGGAATGTCTGCTAAAAGCAGCTGCCATAAAAAAAGTGCTAACCTAA
- a CDS encoding lytic transglycosylase domain-containing protein: MKKLLLLTLFPLTTFITATIAGNAQQSGNFSFAAVKDSVIKDGVIKDSVIISNPRDGFKDLFESTAATTGFSVKLNPQALSFVQDYMDRCSERLNKMKSWGRPYFDMMADVLTKHGLPAELKYLSVIESDLKATAVSWAGAVGPWQLMPETARLMGLRVNRNSDERTDYTKSTHAAARYLTYLYGLYNDWLLVIAAYNGGPGNVNTAIRKSGSRNFWSMQYYLPAESRNHVKKFIATHYIMEGDGGATTLTQNERSELLLNQPATAMEGMEVISVSGKYNGTVIAQFLKMNMVDFSKLNPAFDKSLAANGTYNLRLPSDKALLFQAQKPQILEQSIRLTLSSAANF, encoded by the coding sequence ATGAAAAAACTTTTATTGTTAACCCTATTTCCGTTAACGACATTTATTACAGCAACTATTGCCGGTAACGCCCAACAAAGTGGAAACTTCTCATTTGCAGCTGTAAAAGACTCTGTTATAAAAGATGGAGTTATAAAAGACTCAGTTATTATATCCAATCCCCGTGATGGATTTAAAGATCTGTTTGAATCGACTGCTGCCACCACTGGCTTTTCTGTTAAGTTGAATCCACAAGCCCTTTCCTTTGTACAAGATTATATGGATCGCTGCAGCGAAAGGCTGAATAAAATGAAAAGCTGGGGACGTCCCTACTTCGACATGATGGCGGATGTACTAACCAAACATGGTTTACCAGCTGAATTAAAATATTTATCTGTTATTGAGTCCGATTTAAAGGCTACTGCCGTTTCCTGGGCAGGTGCGGTAGGCCCTTGGCAATTAATGCCTGAAACAGCCCGTTTAATGGGCTTACGCGTAAACAGGAACAGCGATGAGCGCACCGATTACACAAAAAGCACCCATGCGGCAGCTCGTTACCTCACTTACTTGTATGGCCTATATAACGATTGGCTTTTAGTGATTGCAGCCTATAACGGAGGGCCGGGTAATGTGAATACGGCTATTCGTAAAAGCGGTAGCCGTAACTTCTGGTCAATGCAATACTACCTGCCAGCCGAGTCGCGCAACCATGTAAAGAAGTTTATTGCCACCCATTACATTATGGAAGGCGATGGCGGTGCGACTACTTTAACACAGAATGAACGATCGGAACTGCTGCTAAATCAGCCTGCAACGGCTATGGAAGGAATGGAAGTCATATCCGTAAGCGGTAAGTATAACGGAACAGTTATAGCCCAATTCCTGAAAATGAACATGGTAGATTTTTCTAAACTCAATCCAGCATTTGACAAGAGCCTGGCCGCCAACGGTACTTACAACCTGCGCTTACCTTCGGATAAAGCCTTGCTTTTCCAAGCGCAAAAGCCACAAATATTAGAGCAGTCTATCCGCTTAACATTAAGTAGCGCAGCAAACTTTTAA
- a CDS encoding Sec-independent protein translocase subunit TatA/TatB produces MSLGWNEILLILLVILLLFGGKKIPELMRGLGKGIREFNDAKDNVRREIQDGITEKDRQTTTTSPTPTTTTTQQP; encoded by the coding sequence ATGAGCCTTGGTTGGAACGAAATCCTGCTTATCCTTTTAGTGATTCTCTTATTATTCGGAGGCAAAAAAATTCCTGAATTGATGCGTGGCCTTGGAAAAGGCATCCGTGAGTTTAACGATGCAAAAGATAATGTGCGCCGTGAGATCCAGGATGGCATAACCGAGAAAGACCGTCAGACAACAACTACAAGTCCGACTCCCACCACTACAACAACACAACAGCCTTAA
- the rplS gene encoding 50S ribosomal protein L19 — MNSAVIAFVHEQLTGKKEYPKFKAGDNITVNYKIIEGNKERIQSFKGDVIKVQGTGATASFTVRKISDGVGVERLFPFFSPNIESIEFNKAGRVRRAKLYYQRERSGKSARIKEKKRATVQPAKA; from the coding sequence ATGAACTCCGCCGTTATTGCCTTCGTTCATGAGCAGCTTACAGGCAAAAAAGAATATCCTAAATTCAAAGCAGGTGATAACATCACTGTTAACTATAAAATCATTGAAGGTAATAAAGAACGTATTCAGTCCTTCAAAGGCGATGTAATTAAAGTACAAGGTACTGGCGCTACAGCTAGCTTCACCGTTCGTAAGATCTCTGACGGTGTTGGTGTTGAGCGTTTGTTCCCTTTCTTTTCTCCAAACATCGAGTCTATTGAATTTAATAAAGCTGGCCGTGTTCGTCGCGCTAAGTTGTACTATCAGCGTGAGCGTAGCGGTAAGAGTGCTCGTATCAAAGAAAAGAAAAGAGCTACTGTACAACCAGCTAAGGCATAA